The Streptomyces rubrogriseus genomic sequence GTAATGCCCGAGGTGGTGCAGGGTGGCGGCGAGGCTGTGGGCGGAGTCGAGGGTGTGGCGGTGGTCTTCGCCGAGGGTGCGGCGTCGTCGTTCGAGGGTGTCCTCGTGTACCCGGCTGGCCTCGCCGTACTGCCCGAAGTAGCTGATGACGTGGCCGAGGTAGTGGGCGGAGTCGAGGGTGTCGGGGTGGTCCTCGCCGAGGACGCCGGTCCAGTTCTCGTGGAGGGCGGAGATGAGGTCGCGGGCGGTGCGCTCCTGGCCGCTCTTGATCAGGTAACGCGCTGCCCGAACGAGCGCCTGGCGCAGCTCCGGGCGACTGGTCGCGGTGTCCTTCCGGGCGGCGAGGTGGGTCGTGTAAGCGGCCCACCCGGGCCAGGCCGCGGGCGTGTCGGGGTCGCCGGGGGCCACGGTGGTCAGGATCGTGGCGACGTCGTCTTCCGACCTGACGGTGTCGGCCTGACCGGACCGGTCGCGGAGGATGGCCTGGGTGAGCCGGTGGATCTGGAAGGTCTCGTGGTCGACGCGGGCGAGACCGTAACGGGCCAGGGACCGCAGGGCGGTCTGCGGCCACATGATGTTGTCCGGGTCGACGGCGATGGTGCTCAGCCGGTCGCGGACGGCTTCCAGCCAGGCGGTGGGGATCGGTTCGGGGCCGAGGAAGGCGCCGAGGCGGAGCAGGTCGGCGGCGTCCGGGTGGTCGCCTGTCAGGCGGTTGGTGGCGATGTCCACGGCGGCGGCCAACGGGGCGGGGTAGCCGGGCGGACCGCCGTTGGCCATGAGCGCGGCGGTCTTCTCGGTGAGCAGATGGCGATAGCGGTCCAGGGTCATGCCGCTGGTGATGACGCCGACCGCCTGGGCCAGGGCGAGGGGCAGGTCGCCGAGGTCGTCCGCGAGGCCGCCGGCCTGGTCGGGCGTGATGCCGGGCATGCGGGCGGTGAGGTAGGCCAGGGAGTCGCTGCGGGCGAAGACACCCAGGTTCAGGCTGTGGACCCGGTCGTTCCAGCCCGGGTTGCGGGACGTGATCAGGACGTGGCCGGGTCCGGTGGGGATCAGGCTTTCGAAGTCGTGGGGGTCGTCGGCGTTGTCCAGGATGATCAGCCAGCGGTCCTGGGTGTGCAGATGCTCCAGCAGCGTGCGGGCGTTGTGTTCGGCGCCGGCCTCCGGTTTGGCGATGCCCAGCCGGGCGGCCAGTTCGGTGTAGCGGACGAGAATCTGGTCGGCCTGCGCGGCGTCGATCCACCAGACGGTGTCGTACTGGCTGGCGAAGCGGTGGGCGTACTCCAGGGCGATCTGCGTCTTGCCGATGCCGCCCAGGCCGTGCAGGGCCTGGACCACGGCCTGCCGGCCGCCGAGCAAGCCCTCGCGGATCCGCGAGATCAGAGCCTCGCGCCCGGTGAAGTGCGGATTGCGGTCTCGCACGTTCCACACCCGCGGCAGGCCCGCGCCGCTGGGCAGCCGGGGACGCTGCCCCTGTGCGCCCCCTGCCGGAGCGGCGTGCACCGGTGCGGGGGTGCCGGGGAAACTGGGCGCCGTGCGCGGGCCGGTGGGACCGTTGACGGCCTCCAGTAGCGCCGTGATGGCGGCCTGCTCGTCCAGGCTGTGCAGGTCTTTGCGGATGACGGCGGTCAGGATGTCAGGGATGTCCGATGCCGTGAGGGGTTCGATGGTCACCGGGACGATGCGCTCACGGCGCGCGACGACGGAGGTCCACTCCTCCCGCGTCCACCGCGCGGGATCGAAGTAGTTGTTGGAGAACAGCGCCACCACCGTCGTGGCACGCCGCATCGCGTCGTTCATCCGCTCGATGAAGTTGTCGCCGATCCGCCAGTCCCAGACGTCCAGCTCCACGGCATGGCCGACCTCCCGCAGGTGCCATGCCGCCCACTCCGCCCAGGCCCGGTCCGGCCCGGCATAACTGACGAAGACCGACTCCACCGCTGCTGGCACGCTTCCCCATCCCCCTCGCTGCGACCCCGTCACGACGTCGCACCCAATGATTCCCCGCGGGCGGTGTCCGCAGGGCGCGAATCGGCGACGTCGGCGAAGTAACGCAGGCGCTCCACGGCACCGGTCACGGCGGCACGATGGCGGACGTAGAGCCAGCCGAGGCGGGTGACGGTGACGGCCGGGTGTCTGCGCCGCTGAGTGAGCGACCGCTGCGGCGGCCAAGGGGGTCCACGCGGGTATCCTGCTGCGGGAGTTGCGGGTGACGGGTACGAGCGGACGCAGTTTCAGGCGGGGGCAACGTGGTGCGCGTGCTTAAGGCGGTAGTCCCGGTCCTCGCCCTGGTGGCGGTGACGGCCGGGTGTTCCTCGTCCGAGGGCGGGGACGAGGAGCGGCTGACCGCGCAGCGGGAGAACTACTGCACGCAGCTGGGGGCGTGGCAGAAGGCGCGGAACGCGGCGGGCACGGACACGCCGGAGCCGTCGGGGTACGACGAGGTCGGGGCCGTCGCTCAGAACGCCTTCCTCGCGATGCGACCGCTCCGGGATGAGACCGTTGGCGGAGGCCGCACCTTGGCGGAGGCGACGGTGGCGGCGATGAGCAACAGTGACTCCGAGGCGGAGGGGCGCGTTGTGCAGTACTGCGACGATGTCGGCTTCGAGACGCTGACCCGCTAGCCGGGTTTGGATCACGACGATCACGTATGAGTGGCGGGGCGACGTCGACAACTCGGCTCTCGATCGAGCCTGAGATGTGCTCATCTCGGCACGACGGCATCGAGCCATGAGGCGAGCGCGCCAAAGTCGGCGCCATTGAGGCCCTTGGCCGGCTCGACCCGGTGCAGCAGTGAAGGCCCGGGGTGGCCGGCGTCGACCCAGAGGCGGTCTATCGCGCTGATCTCGTCGTCGACCCGGATGAAGGGTCGGCCGGCGGCCCACTCGACCATGGGGCGAGCTGGTCACGGCAGCACCGTAGCTCCGCGCGGCGGGGGAGCGGTGCCCTGGGGCTGGGCCGTCCCTCGGCCGTGCGAGGGTGTCCGAGGCCGATCGACGGCGACCGGCAGTGGCAGGCGAGGGTCCGGCGGCATTCAGGAAAGGCCAGGTCAGAGGCCCCGCTCGGAACGCGTTTCCGCGCAGGGGTGGCGGTGCGGCAAGATGGGGTGTATCTGCCCACTGCCTGATCAAGCTGCCGGACGGTTTCTCTTGGCTGAGTACATTTACACCATGCGCAAGGCGCGCAAGGCGCACGGCGACAAGGTGATCCTTGATGACGTCACCCTGAGCTTCCTGCCCGGCGCGAAGATCGGTGTGGTCGGACCGAACGGTGCCGGTAAGTCGACCGTTCTGAAGATCATGGCGGGGCTGGAGCAGCCGTCGAACGGGGACGCCTTCCTGTCCCCGGGCTACACCGTCGGCATCCTGCTCCAGGAGCCCCCGCTCAACGAGGAGAAGACCGTCCTGGAGAACGTCCAGGAGGGTGTCGCCGAGGTCAAGGGCAAGCTCGACCGGTTCAACGAGATCGCCGAGCAGATGGCGACCGACTACTCGGACGCGCTCCTCGAGGAGATGGGCAAGCTCCAGGAGGAGCTGGACCACGCCAACGCCTGGGACCTCGACGCCCAGCTGGAGCAGGCCATGGACGCGCTGGGCTGCCCGCCCGGCGACTGGCCGGTCGTGAACCTCTCCGGTGGTGAGAAGCGGCGCGTCGCGCTGTGCAAGCTGCTGCTCGAAGCCCCCGACCTGCTGCTGCTCGACGAGCCCACCAACCACCTCGACGCCGAGTCGGTGAACTGGCTGGAGCAGCACCTCGCCAAGTACGAGGGCACCGTCGTGGCCGTCACCCACGACCGGTACTTCCTGGACAACGTCGCCGGCTGGATCTGCGAGGTCGACCGCGGCCGCCTGCACGGCTACGAGGGCAACTACTCCAAGTACCTGGAGACCAAGGCCACCCGCCTCAAGGTCGAGGGCCAGAAGGACGCCAAGCGGCAGAAGCGCCTCAAGGACGAGCTGGAGTGGGTGCGCTCCAACGCCAAGGGGCGGCAGGCCAAGTCCAAGGCCCGCCTCGCGCGCTACGAGGAGATGGCCGCCGAGGCCGACAAGATGCGGAAGCTGGACTTCGAGGAGATCCAGATCCCGCCGGGCCCGCGCCTGGGCAACGTCGTCGTCGAGGTGAACAACCTCAGCAAGGCCTTCGGCGAGAAGGTGCTGATCGACGACCTCTCGTTCACGCTGCCGCGCAACGGCATCGTCGGGGTCATCGGGCCCAACGGCGCCGGCAAGACCACGCTGTTCAAGATGATCCAGGGGCTCGAGGAGCCGGACTCCGGCGACATCAAGGTCGGCGACACGGTCAAGATCTCCTACGTCGACCAGAGCCGCGAGCACATCGACCCGAAGAAGACGCTGTGGGCCGTCGTCTCCGACGAGCTGGACTACATCAACGTGGGTCAGGTGGAGATGCCGTCGCGGGCGTACGTCTCCGCCTTCGGGTTCAAGGGGCCGGACCAGCAGAAGGCGGCCGGGGTCCTCTCCGGCGGCGAGCGCAACCGGCTGAACCTGGCGCTCACCCTCAAGCAGGGCGGCAACCTGCTCCTCCTCGACGAGCCGACCAACGACCTCGACGTCGAGACCCTGAGCAGCCTCGAGAACGCGCTGCTCGAGTTCCCCGGCTGTGCCGTCGTCGTCTCCCACGACCGGTGGTTCCTGGACCGGGTGGCCACCCACATCCTCGCCTACGAGGGCGAGTCCAAGTGGTTCTGGTTCGAGGGCAACTTCGAGTCGTACGAGAAGAACAAGGTCGAGCGGCTCGGCGCCGACGCCGCCCGTCCGCACCGCGCCACCTACAAGAAGCTGACCCGGGGCTGATCTTGCGGCACATCTACCGCTGCCCACTGCGCTGGGCGGACATGGACGCGTACGGCCACGTCAACAACGTGGTCTTCCTCCGCTACCTGGAGGAGGCCCGTATCGACTTCCTGTTCCGCCCGGAGAAGGACTTCAAGCAGGGGTCCGTGGTGGCACGCCATGAGATCGACTACAAGCGGCAGCTCGTCCACCGGCACCACCCGGTCGACATCGAGCTGTGGGTGACGGAGATCAGGGCGGCTTCGTTCACTCTCACCTACGAGGTCAAGGACGGGGACGTGGTCTACGTCCGCGCCTCCACCGTGATCGTGCCGTTCGACTTCGAGGCTCAGCGGCCCCGGCGGCTCACCGCCGAGGAGCGGGAGTTCCTCGAGGAGTACACGGACGCCAAGGAGGAGGCCGTCGCCGCATGACGGTGCTCCACCTCGCCGACGAGGGGGAGGCCGCGGACCTCGCGGCCTTCCTCTCCCGGCTGCTCCACTACGACCGTTCGGCCGCGGTACGCCTCCAGGCGGCCGGCACGGCCCTCGCCGTCTTCGGCCGGCCGCCCTCCTTCGAGGTGCTGGCGGTGCGCGCGGTACGGCTGGCCAAGCCGTACGAGAACGGGCTCGACGACACGCTCGACGTGACCGTCTCCGCCGGTGAACTGCTCGAGTCCGTGGACGAACGGGCGGCCACCTCCGGCGTGCCGGGCGCGGTGACCGGGCCGCCCTGGGCCGGGGTGCTGCCCCCGCGCGGGGGCTGGCGGACCGAGGCGGGGCTGCCCGGCCCGGACGCCCTGCGCGCGCTGGTCGCCGCCGCGGTGGCGGAGTTCCGTACGCGCATGGAGGAGCTGGCCCCCGAGAACCGGACGCGGGCCGAGCTGGACCGGGTCGGGCGGGAGATCTGGTCCCGGACCGTCGGGGAGACCGGGCTGCCGGTGCGGGCCGTGCATGCGGCCCAGTCGCTCGGGTTCCTGCGGACCCGCGGAGCGTCCGGCCCCGGTCAGGGCTCACGCTCCGGCTCCGGATCGGACGAGGACGCGCCCAAGCTGCTGTCCTCCGGCGCGTGGCTCCGGCTGCGTACGCCCTTCGGGTCCGTCGCGCTGCGGCGGGCGGGGACCGGGGCCCTGGGCATCAGCGTGCGCTGAGGCCGTCCGGGCCTCCTCCCCCGCCGTCGCGGCCGCTCAGTGCTGGGGTTCGCTGTCGTCCGGGCGTACGGCGATGTGGTCGCTCTCCAGTTCCAGGGCCACGCGGTCGCGCATGCCGAGGGCGGCGGTGTAGTCGGCGGGCAGCTGGAGCCGGCCGGCGCGGTCGAGCATGGCGTACTCGCGGGCCACCACCGTCTCGTGGCCGGTCTCGGCGTCCACCTCGCTGCGGCGCAGGACCTCCGTGGAGGTGCGGCCGTCGCGGATGGCGACGGTGCGGCGGACCTCACCGGCCACCGCCTGGTCGTGGGTGACGATGACGACCGTGGTGCCCAGGTGCTCGTTGGCCGTGCGGAACGCGGCGAAGATCTGTTCCGCGGTGTGGGAGTCCAGCTCGCCCGTCGGCTCGTCCGCCAGCAGGACGGACGGGTTGCCCGCGAGGGCCACGGCGATGGCGACCCGCTGCTGCTGCCCGCCGGACATCTGCTGCGGGCGCCGGTCGCGGCAGTCCGCGACGCCCATCAGCTCCAGCAGCTCCAGCGCGCGTTCGGCGCGCTCCGCCCGGCGCCCGCCGGTGCCGGACAGCTGCATGGGCAGGGCCACGTTCTGCGCGGCCGTCAGGTAGGGCATGAGGTTCCGGGACGTCTGCTGCCACACGAAGCCGACCACCGTACGGCGGTAGGCGAGGCGGTCCTTCGCCGTCATCGCGAGCAGGTCGCGCCCGGCGACCCGGGCCGCCCCGGCGGTGGGCGTGTCCAGACCGGCCAGGATGTTCATCAGCGTGGACTTGCCGCTGCCCGAGGCGCCCACCAGGGCCATCAGCTCGCCCTCCCGGACCAGGAGGTCGAGTCCCTGGAGCGCCTGCACCTCCACCCCGTCCGCGCTGAAGATCCGGACCAGGCGGTCGCAGGTGATCAGGGCGTCGTGCCCGTAGGCGGGCCGGTCCCGGGACGCCGTGGCGCGGTCGGCCAGCTCCGCGAGGGTGGGGTCGGTCGTCATCGGGTCTCCTCCGTGTCCGCGTCCGCGGTCCGCCGTGTCTGCGTCCGCGCCCTCACCGCGCGTCGCCCGCCCTGAGTTCCGCCACCGCTCCGCGCCGGCCCGACCACCACGCCTGGACGGCCGCCACCCCCACCGCCAGGACCAGCACCGCCACCGCCGGGACGGCCAGCGACCAGGGGTCGGCGCTCAGCTCCGCGCGCCCCGCCGGGGACGTCGTCGCCGGCACCGCGAGGGTCGTCAGATCGATGCCGGGGGAGAGGAGGCGCACGGCGGCCCAGCCGGTCAGAATGCCGCCCAGAGCCGCGGGCAGCGCCTGCGGGAGGGACTCCAGGACCAGCAGGCGGCGGCCCTGGGCGCGGGTGAGGCCCATGGTGCGCAGCCGGGCGAGGAGTGCGGCGCGTTCGGGGGCGGCGCTCGCGAGGGACAGCAGCAGGGCCAGGGTGGCGTAGCCGGCGGCTGCGGCCACGGCGGCCGTGTAGATGCGCTCCCCGCCGGACTGCAACGGGGAGTCCACGTAGCTGCCGCGCTCCTCGGACCGCAGGTGGACGGTGCCGGCGTCGTCCGCCGCCCGGTGCACCGCGCCCGCGTCCAGGTCGGCGCCGGTCAGCAGCGCCACGTTCGGCCGGGTGGCCGCGGCCGGCAGTCCGGCCCGGTCCACGACGAGGAAGTCGTCGCCGTTCACGGCCGGAGTGCGGTCGCGGACCAGCACGATCCGCAGGGTGGCGAGGGCGCCGTCGGCCAGCCGCACCTGGAAGGTGCCGTCGCCCAGCCGTTCGGCGACCGCGGGGGAGGCCAGCGCCGGCCGGACGGCGTCCTCGGAGCCGCCCTCGGCGCCGTCGGGCCGTCCCAGCTCGCCCGCGGGGAAGGCGCCGAGGCCCGTCCGTCCGGCCAGCGCCGCGTAGTCGGCCGGGTCCACCGTCGCGAGCGGCAGCGACTGGCGGCCCTCCTGGATCTTGGCCTGGTAGTCGATGCCGACCTCGGTGACCTGCCGCACCCCGGGCGCCTGCCCGAGACGGCCGGCCAGCCCGGCGGGCAGCGCGGCCTCCGCCTCCACCCGGGCGTCGGCGCCGACCGAGAGCAGTGCCGCCCGGTCGCGGGCGTCGGTCACGCCGTTGAGGACCGACCCGCCGAACGCCGCCACGGTGAACGCGGTCAGCAGCGCGAGGAGGGGCAGTACGGCGGAGGCGGAGGTACGGCCCGCCCGGGCCAGCGCGAGCGGCCCGACCGCGCCCCGCAGCCGCCCGGCCGGGCGGGCCAGCCCGCGCAGCGGCAGCGGGTACAGGCGCACCAGCACCAGCGCGGCGATCACCCCGACCAGGACCGGGGCCACCGCCACCAGGTCACCGGCGCCGTCCGTCGCCCCGCGCCGGCGCAGCATCTCGACCGCGCCGAGCGCGAGGACCACGACGGTCAGTTCGGCGACGGTACGGCGCCTGGACGCCCGCGCGGACGCCACGTCGCGCTCGGCCGTCGTGGATCCGTACGGCGTGGTGGGCGGCGGCGGCCCGCAGCGGCAGCGCGAGAGCGGCCACGGCGGTGACCGCGGCGGCGGCCCAGAGCGCGGGGAGCAGCCGGGCGCCGGGCAGCGCCAGCAGGGCCGCGCCGAACCCGAGGGCACCCGCGGGCACGGCCACGACGGCCGTCTCGGCGAGCAGCCGCCCCACCATGCCCCGTACGGAGGCGCCGCGGGCCCGCAGCAGGGCCAGCTCGGCGCGGCGCCGCTCGGCGGCCAGGCCGCCCGCCATCAGCAGGACCACGGCGGCGACCGTGCCCGCGCCCGACGCGGCGACGACGACCAGCGGGCCGATGTCGCCGCGGAGTTCCTCGTACGCGGTGAAGGCGGTGTCGAGTCCCGTCGTGACGTCGGTGAGCGGGTTGATCGTCGCGTGCAGCCGCTCCAGGCCGGGACCGGACTCCAGGGAGGCCACGGCGGAGGCGAGCCCGTCGAGGTGGCGGCTGTGCAGGGCGTCCGCGGAGGGGGTCAGGTGCCAGTAGCGGACCGTCGAGGTCGCGCCCAGCACCGCGGGCGCCGCCTCGGGGGCGAGCAGCAGACCGCCGACCCAGTAGGAGGGGTTGGAGGCCCCCATCGGTCCCGGCACGCGCCGCAGGGAAGGGCCGCGCAGCACGGAGTCGACGGACCAGTAGGGGCTGTCGGCGTCCTCGGGCGTGACGATGCCGGTGACGCGGACGGTGAGGTCCTGGTGGGCCGACACGTGGATGACCGAGCCGACCTCGATGTGCAGCGTGCGGGCCGTCTCCTCGGTCACCGCGGCCTGCACCTCGGTGGTCTCGATGCTCGTCTCCCCGCCGGGTACCTCGGGCAGCCGGCCGGAGCGCAGCCGGGTGTGGTCGGCGAGGCCGTGCGGGGCGGCGAGGAGCATCTCCGCGGGGAGGCCGTCGGGCCGGGGCAGCCACTCGTCCGGCGAGGGCAGGGTTTCGGTGGAGCGGACGCCGTAGGAGGACCGCTTCCCGTCGATGACGAGCGGCCGTTCGACCGCGTCGAGGGTGGACCTGTACAGCTCGGTGAGGCGTTCGGGCCGGACGCTCTCCTCCGTGTGGGCCAGCCCGCCGTCGAGGTCCGGACCGGCGGTCACCAGGATGCTGCTCTCGTCGACCGGGGTGCGCTCCACGGCCTGGCGCAGCCCGGCGTCCGTGTACCGGTCCAGCGCCCGGGGGAACGCGGCGGCCAGGCACGCGGTCAGCGCCACCAGCACCGCCAGCGCGACGGCGGCGCCGGGGGCGGCCCGCAGCCGGGTGCGCACCCAGGGGGCGGTCACGGGGTTCACCGTCCGGTACCTCCGTGTCCTTCGGGGGCCGCCGTCGGGCGGGTGCGGCGCGGTGCCCGTGCGGCGGCGGTCACCGGCACGGTGCCGGTCACCGGCACGGTGGCGGCCTCACCGGCCGGTGGCGGGGCGGTCACCGGGTTCACCGTCCGGTACCTCCGTGGTCCTTGAGGGTCACCGTCGTGTCGGTGCGGCGCAGGGCCAGTGCCGCGGTGACCAGGAGCGGGACGACGGCCATGCCGGCCAGCAGCAGGGCGACGCGGTCACCCGGCAGGGCCACGTGCACGTCCGGCACGGGCCGGGTGGCCTGCGGGGTCAGTACGGTCAGCGGGATCACCGCCCGGGTCAGGACCGCGCCCAGGGCGGCGCCGGTCAGCAGCGCCAGGCCGGTCAGCACGCCCTGCTCGGCGGCGACCGTGCGGGCCAGCCGGCGGCGCGAGGCGCCCAGGGCACGCAGTACGGAGAACTCGGTGCCCCGCTCGCGCAGCGACCCGGCCGCGCTCACCGCGAAGCCGACCGCCGCGAGCGCCGCCGCCACCAGGGTCGCCGCGGCGAACGCGGCTCCGGGACCGGCGCCGAACGGGTCGTCCCGCAGCCGCTCGGCGACCTCGTCGCGCACCAGTACCTGGGCCGGTGCGGTGTCCGGGAAGGCCCGCAGGCCCGCCGCCGCCTCGTCGGTCCTGCCCGGCCCGGCCCGCAGCCACCACTCGGTGGGCGCGACGGAGGCGCCGTACTTGCCCTGCAGATGCCGGTTGACCGCGGGCAGGTCGACCAGCAGGGCACCGCCGAACTGCGCCGAGGGGGTCTCGGGCCCGGTGCCCGGCAGCTCGCGCACGGAGCGCACGATCCGCACCGGCACGTCGTGGCCGCCGATCAGCACCGTGACCCGCTGTCCGGTGCTCGCGCCCGAGGAGTCGAGGAACCGGTCGGTGGCCACGGCGGTCACCTCGGCCGGTTTCGGCTGCGCGACCCGCAGCCGCACGGTCAGCGTGGTGATCTTCCAGCCGCCGGCCTCCGAGTAGCCCGTGGAGTACTCGACGGCGAGCGGACCCGGCTTCAGCAGGCGCGGAGTGGACGGAGCGCCCGGCGCGTCCGGCGCGGCCGACGGCGGCGCCAGCTCCGACCCGGCCGTCCAGGCGTCCGGCAGCGGCACCGGCCGGGCGGTTCCGTCGGCGGCCGTGGCCGTCACCCGCCGTACCGTCAGGCGGTGTTCCTCGCTCTCGCCGCCGGGCTGGACCACCGTGAACTCGATGCCGGTCAGGGTGAGCGGTCCCGCGGCGACGTCCATGCCGAGGGTGTGCTCCCGGCCGTCGGCGGTCAGGGAACCGGCCGCCAGCCGGTACGGGCTGCCCCAGCGGTCCTCGACGGTGACCGTCACGTCCGCCGACCGGGAGCCGACGTGGGCCGGGTCGAGGCCCGGGACGGCCAGGGTCGCCGCCAGCGTGAGCCGGGCCGTGCCCGCCGGGATCGTCGCGCCCTTCGACGGCTGTTGCGGCGCCATGCCGGACAGCAGCCCGCGCGGCGACTCGTCGGCCAGGTCGGGGCGCATCAGCAGCAGGCCCGCCGCGCGCGAGGTGTCCAGCGCGAGCACCGTCGCCGTCCGGTCGCCGGACAGGGAGACCTCGGACCGGGCCGCGGGGGCGACCTCCGCCACCCCCGGGACGCCCGCGACCAGGTCGGTGCGGCCCTGGCCCGGCGTGCCCGAGGCCTGCACCCGGATCGGCGCCCCCGTGCGGAAGTCGGCCTGGTCGTCCTGCGACCGGGACCACGAGGCGCCCTGCCCGATCGCCACCGTGCCGAGCGCCACGGCGAGCACCAGCAGCAGTACCGGCCCCGCCCCGCGCATCGGACGGCGGCTCAGCTGCCAGCCCGCCAGCGCCGCCGCGAGGCCGCGCCCGCTCGCCGCCCGGCGCTCCGCGAGCCGCGCCACCAGCGGCAGCAGCCGCAGCGCCAGCACCGTCCCGGCCAGCAGCGCCAGCGTCGGCGTCGCCACGAACAACGGATCGATCCCCAGGGTGCCCGAGGCGTCGGTGTCGCCCGTCCCGGCGGCCGAGGTCTGCTGGTCCAGCTGCCAGTAGGCGATACCGGCGATCACCAGCAGACCCACGTCCGCGCCAGCCCGCAGCCAGCCCGGCAGCGCCCGGGGCCGTCCGCCG encodes the following:
- a CDS encoding ABC transporter permease; protein product: MTAPWVRTRLRAAPGAAVALAVLVALTACLAAAFPRALDRYTDAGLRQAVERTPVDESSILVTAGPDLDGGLAHTEESVRPERLTELYRSTLDAVERPLVIDGKRSSYGVRSTETLPSPDEWLPRPDGLPAEMLLAAPHGLADHTRLRSGRLPEVPGGETSIETTEVQAAVTEETARTLHIEVGSVIHVSAHQDLTVRVTGIVTPEDADSPYWSVDSVLRGPSLRRVPGPMGASNPSYWVGGLLLAPEAAPAVLGATSTVRYWHLTPSADALHSRHLDGLASAVASLESGPGLERLHATINPLTDVTTGLDTAFTAYEELRGDIGPLVVVAASGAGTVAAVVLLMAGGLAAERRRAELALLRARGASVRGMVGRLLAETAVVAVPAGALGFGAALLALPGARLLPALWAAAAVTAVAALALPLRAAAAHHAVRIHDGRARRGVRAGVQAPYRRRTDRRGPRARRGRDAAPARGDGRRR
- a CDS encoding ABC transporter ATP-binding protein, coding for MTTDPTLAELADRATASRDRPAYGHDALITCDRLVRIFSADGVEVQALQGLDLLVREGELMALVGASGSGKSTLMNILAGLDTPTAGAARVAGRDLLAMTAKDRLAYRRTVVGFVWQQTSRNLMPYLTAAQNVALPMQLSGTGGRRAERAERALELLELMGVADCRDRRPQQMSGGQQQRVAIAVALAGNPSVLLADEPTGELDSHTAEQIFAAFRTANEHLGTTVVIVTHDQAVAGEVRRTVAIRDGRTSTEVLRRSEVDAETGHETVVAREYAMLDRAGRLQLPADYTAALGMRDRVALELESDHIAVRPDDSEPQH
- a CDS encoding acyl-CoA thioesterase translates to MRHIYRCPLRWADMDAYGHVNNVVFLRYLEEARIDFLFRPEKDFKQGSVVARHEIDYKRQLVHRHHPVDIELWVTEIRAASFTLTYEVKDGDVVYVRASTVIVPFDFEAQRPRRLTAEEREFLEEYTDAKEEAVAA
- a CDS encoding FtsX-like permease family protein, whose translation is MVLALGAVEMLRRRGATDGAGDLVAVAPVLVGVIAALVLVRLYPLPLRGLARPAGRLRGAVGPLALARAGRTSASAVLPLLALLTAFTVAAFGGSVLNGVTDARDRAALLSVGADARVEAEAALPAGLAGRLGQAPGVRQVTEVGIDYQAKIQEGRQSLPLATVDPADYAALAGRTGLGAFPAGELGRPDGAEGGSEDAVRPALASPAVAERLGDGTFQVRLADGALATLRIVLVRDRTPAVNGDDFLVVDRAGLPAAATRPNVALLTGADLDAGAVHRAADDAGTVHLRSEERGSYVDSPLQSGGERIYTAAVAAAAGYATLALLLSLASAAPERAALLARLRTMGLTRAQGRRLLVLESLPQALPAALGGILTGWAAVRLLSPGIDLTTLAVPATTSPAGRAELSADPWSLAVPAVAVLVLAVGVAAVQAWWSGRRGAVAELRAGDAR
- the fxsT gene encoding FxSxx-COOH system tetratricopeptide repeat protein; the encoded protein is MPAAVESVFVSYAGPDRAWAEWAAWHLREVGHAVELDVWDWRIGDNFIERMNDAMRRATTVVALFSNNYFDPARWTREEWTSVVARRERIVPVTIEPLTASDIPDILTAVIRKDLHSLDEQAAITALLEAVNGPTGPRTAPSFPGTPAPVHAAPAGGAQGQRPRLPSGAGLPRVWNVRDRNPHFTGREALISRIREGLLGGRQAVVQALHGLGGIGKTQIALEYAHRFASQYDTVWWIDAAQADQILVRYTELAARLGIAKPEAGAEHNARTLLEHLHTQDRWLIILDNADDPHDFESLIPTGPGHVLITSRNPGWNDRVHSLNLGVFARSDSLAYLTARMPGITPDQAGGLADDLGDLPLALAQAVGVITSGMTLDRYRHLLTEKTAALMANGGPPGYPAPLAAAVDIATNRLTGDHPDAADLLRLGAFLGPEPIPTAWLEAVRDRLSTIAVDPDNIMWPQTALRSLARYGLARVDHETFQIHRLTQAILRDRSGQADTVRSEDDVATILTTVAPGDPDTPAAWPGWAAYTTHLAARKDTATSRPELRQALVRAARYLIKSGQERTARDLISALHENWTGVLGEDHPDTLDSAHYLGHVISYFGQYGEASRVHEDTLERRRRTLGEDHRHTLDSAHSLAATLHHLGHYGEARRMVEDTLERRRRILGEEHPDTLHSAHSLAGALHDLGQYSQARRMHEDTHERRRRTLGDDHPDTLDSAHSLASSLHNLGQYTDAQRMIEDTFVRRRRILGEDHPDTLVSAHDRAASLHALGQYAEARRMVENTLERRRRTLGDDHPQTLAYTHDLAASLHNLGHYGEARRMDEDTLERRRRTLGDDHPHTLASAHSLAVTLHALGQPEDAHRMHEDTLERRRRTLGEDHPRTLASAHSLAVTLNALGQPEDAHRMHEDTLERRRRILGEDHPDTLDSGHSLAATLHNLGQYADARRMDEDTLERRRRTLGENHPDTLDSAHSLAATLHNLGQYADARRMDEHALDGRRRILGEDHLRTLQSAYSLAVTLSALREHATAVHLLKDTRTRSRRTLGEDHQLTKDVTEALANELTAVGKRHEAQKLLSARKAGARQGMRRKRR
- the ettA gene encoding energy-dependent translational throttle protein EttA, which translates into the protein MAEYIYTMRKARKAHGDKVILDDVTLSFLPGAKIGVVGPNGAGKSTVLKIMAGLEQPSNGDAFLSPGYTVGILLQEPPLNEEKTVLENVQEGVAEVKGKLDRFNEIAEQMATDYSDALLEEMGKLQEELDHANAWDLDAQLEQAMDALGCPPGDWPVVNLSGGEKRRVALCKLLLEAPDLLLLDEPTNHLDAESVNWLEQHLAKYEGTVVAVTHDRYFLDNVAGWICEVDRGRLHGYEGNYSKYLETKATRLKVEGQKDAKRQKRLKDELEWVRSNAKGRQAKSKARLARYEEMAAEADKMRKLDFEEIQIPPGPRLGNVVVEVNNLSKAFGEKVLIDDLSFTLPRNGIVGVIGPNGAGKTTLFKMIQGLEEPDSGDIKVGDTVKISYVDQSREHIDPKKTLWAVVSDELDYINVGQVEMPSRAYVSAFGFKGPDQQKAAGVLSGGERNRLNLALTLKQGGNLLLLDEPTNDLDVETLSSLENALLEFPGCAVVVSHDRWFLDRVATHILAYEGESKWFWFEGNFESYEKNKVERLGADAARPHRATYKKLTRG